The DNA sequence gaatcaagaacaccTGATTCTAGGGTTTCTGGCGGTTCTAGGGTGATTTGAGGTGTATCCtggccgaattggacttcgacctaggtatgaaagttgttcctctcattgagatcttcatttctgtaaaatttgggaatttttggagttgttgAATTTTCCTGTGAGTCGGGGTTGGCAGCCACTGTCCCATGGCGGCTCGTGCGTTGACGCATGCGGGAAAACCCAAGGTCCCTCCCTAGGTTTTTCGACGTGCCGGATTCGAATTTGTCATCCATTTTCACAAATTCTAATGTTTTAGTATAGTTTTACTAAATGGTCCCTAATTGTGTTTAGGCGCGTTGGCGGGAAGCGACGTCATCCTCTCTAGCTCGAGCAGCTCTTGGGCAATAaaatatctgtgagtggaccctttcTTAACTATTgtgttttataaaatattagcctagcatgcattgcatattctatgattttaatatgttttatattataaattatgaACTTTTATAATCATGGTTTACAAAATAGTTTGATTCATCAAAATCACGTTTTATTAAAGGTTATGAAATATCAAATTTGCAAGTATGGATTTCTATGGATTTATTATGGTTATAAAGATGGTTTAAGCTAGAAAGTTATATGATTTTATGAGATGATGCTTTGAGCATTTGAACTTCAAGATTTAATATGAGTTTTTGAGACATGTTTTTGGTacttatctagtgggttatcatatgGCACATCCACATACCATGGGTATagatgtctatggccataggacacagtgtcggacagcttcactagccacggCTAGTGTCGGTGTGGATGTATGCTATTttatacagcttcaccttcgggtgatgaaCAGGTTATTCAGCTTCACCTTCGAGTGATGGACAAATATTGTCTTcgggcgactatgatacccctagttaaGTACTTCATTGATGAGATTTACGGATTTTCCTTCGAGCGGCATTTTCAGCATTAATGAGCATGGTTTTACACATACATGTTTTACGAATGTTTtgcatggcatgctagggtttttcataaaacctatatgtagtattatatatgtattttcaaAATAAGGGGTTATTATGGTCAGAAATAAAAATGTTTTCCTATTATTAgtatattattataaactttggtccactcaccaTTTTGgtttttgcgccccctcaggagtTAGGATTGAGGCACACGATCCTGGCGTCAAGGCACTTCGGCTTAGGTATCTTCGAACCTCTTCTATGTGAGTCTCAATCCTTGGTTCATACCTTTCTATAATAATTCTTTCACATTATTCTTGCTTAGTTTTATGCTTTGAACACGATTCTACTTTGGTTTAATCTATTCTAATTACATCTTTTAGTTATATGCGTGTttaaaatggcttcgtcacccttggGATGTGtaactcatcaaaacctcgttaggtagcaaaaacccaatgggaaaaatgcttataatcgtaggaaaaagagtacattaagatgaAGTGAGTATGCTCCAGGATACTCCCCCtcagttagacataacttccaaataagataACCACAAGCAATTCAATtaagataatttacgcataccgattccttggatgagcttctgaaaagtagacttgggtAATGACTTGGTAAAGAGATCAGCCAGGTTGTCTTGGGAACAGAtgtgcttgacttcaatgttctgatgttgttgttgttgatgagaataaaagaacttcagtgctatgtgcttggtgttgtctcccttgatgtatcatttctttaactgctcgatacatgctacattgtcttcaaagatcatcgTAGGAAGGCCAGCGATAgaagtaagaccactagtgctttgaatatgttccataactgctctcaaccaaaaacactcatgtgatgcttcatgcagggcgaCAATCTCAACATGGTTTGAAGAAGTTGCAACTAgcatttgcttggtagacctccaagatatagcggtgtcttcaacggtaaagacatagcccgtttgagaacgtgcccTATATGGGTCAGAGAACAAGGCGGGAATCAATTCATGAATTAAGGGGGCGGCAACTCTCGAAGATTCGTAggtatagaacaagcccaaatccgtcgtacccttgaggtagcggaaaatgtccttaacaccattccagtgttTGCGTATGGGCGCATTGCtatatctagccaaaagattaacaacgaaggagatgtcaggtctagtgcattgagccaagtacaataaagccccaattgcacttaggtatggaacttcaggctccaaaatctcatcCTCATCCTTCTTTGGACTGAAGGGATCTCTTTTAGCATCTAGAGTTCGAACGACCATAAGAGTACTCGAatgcttcgctttatcctcattaaaatgtcacaacaccttttgggtgtggttcgattgatgtactaggaatCCATCCGGATAGTGCTCGATTTTTAGGCCGAGgcaatatcgagttttcccaatatctttcatctcaaatttcgatTTCAAGTGCACGATAATTTCCTCAAGCTGTAGAAGAGTTCCGATAAGGTTCATGTCGTCGACATGAATTGCAACGATTGCAAATCCGGAattgacttctttatgaacaagCATATGCAtaattcgttgttcacataaccttgacttgtcaaatattcacttagacggttataccacatccgcccggattgtttcaatccgtagagtgatcTCCTCAATCTAATAGAGAGAGTGTTCTATGgtttagaactatttgaaccagtcaatgaaagtcattctggaactttcatgtagatttccgtatctagatccccatagagatagaCAGTTACCATGttcataagctgcatattcagtttttcggaCACTACCAAACTGATTAAGTAGCGGAACGTTATAATGTCCATTACGGGGGAATacgtctcctcgtaatcaatcctAGGGCTGAGAGAAGCCTTGTGCTACAAGGCGTGGTTTTATCACATTATTTCATTATTCTCATTACGTttcctcacgaaaacccacttgtatcccacgggcttcacatgtggtggaATAGAAGctataggtccaaacaccttacattGGAACAGATGGGCGAGTGATGGtcggattcaaactagggtcactagttaGTGCTGATTTCCTCTTCTAGGGttatgaatcctttgaaccatgGGGTCTGCCACACTTCAGGGTCggagcagatgattggctagctgcCAATGTATCAAGCCGCGTAGAAGGTGCAACCTCTCCACCTTTGGGGACTGTTTGACCTTCCCAGGGGGTATTGTGACGTACGCGgggtacatctatccttgcaAATGCATTTGTAGtaggtatatgtgatcttgtcaccttaTCTAGATCATTATAAGCATCTGATATGCTCtgagcaatgctctgaagatctataattcgtTGTACCTCAGTTTCAGACGGGGTAGTGcgaggatctaaatgagacatagtgggagcataccacgaCAATTCGCAGTGTTCTCCAGGAATgttagcatgcttatctccccttaatgacgggaagattgtctcatcaaagtgacaatccgcaaaacgtGCAGTAAAGAGATCTCTTGTTAAGCATTCTAAATAGCAaacaattgatggcgaatcataaccgacatagattcccatttttctctgaagacccattttggtacgtagtggcgGCGCTATTAGTATATAAACTGCGCATCCGAACACACATAAATGCAAGACGTTAGGCTCgtatccagtaaccaactgtaacagTGAATGAGGTTGGGTAGCGGTGGGCCTCAAGCGGACTAGCATAgctgcatgcaatattgcataaccCTATGCAAATACTGGCAGTTTGGTTCTCCAAAGTccgagctatcaattgaaggaACTTTATGAAAGCTTTTGCTAGGCCATTTGGAGTGTGAACATAGGGTACAAgatgttccacatcaatcctTACTGATATGCAATAATTGTCAAAAGTCTGCGATGTAAACTTTCCAGCGTTATCTAGTTGAATCGACTTGAtaggataatcagggtggtgagctcttagcttaataatttgtgctaggAGTTTTGCAAATGCAGCGTTGCATGTGGACAACAGGCAAACATGTGATCGTcatgtcgatgcatcaaccaacaccataaaatatcaaaatggtctgcatgttggttggataggtccacaaatatccccttgaatcctctgaagaaacttaggagggttgtgaataatctttgtaatcgagggttgagtattcaacttccctaaaAAGCATGATTTTCATGACGGGAATCTAACATAGGGAGGTATATGATgcccatgtgatgatttgaggatacggcgcatcatGTCACGTTTGGGATGTCCCatacggtcatgccaaagcagtAAAGTGCTCTGGAACTCAAGCACATGGCCGGCCACATGGTAGGCTTTCTATACCGCGAATGATTGTTATGTACAACCCAATCGGGAAATGTTCCAACTTCTTGTGAATATGCTTATGGCCATATTCGTACGAAGTGATGCAAAGAAATTCAGATCCattatcttcagtggtttcaatatgatattgattatctcgaatatctttaaaactcagCAATGTTCTTTTGGAACGTGAAGAATAAATggcctctttaatggttaagacaataccattggacaacatgataTGGGCCTTtccgtatccttcaatcaggttggatgagcctgagagagttgtcagaggtgctttcttaggtacaaagttagtaaaatagtgtcgctCACGCAATATGGTGTGCGTGATAGCACTatcagccagacaactaacttccccactagacatacttagaaataaattgattgaattggtcacacacataaaatataattccatgcattcaattaatcaattcgagaaataatatccataaaacaattatccataattcaaaacaaaccaaaaccaaacaaattattccaaatacttagaaaattgtccaaaattaaacTATAATCCTAGAAAAATAGGGGGGCTCTggccactcctagtgggtttggccactaggggtaaaacaCCCTAAAACATGTCTAAAATTTATTCGTCCACAGGAGCTGATGCCTCCTGAAAATCTGATATCTCCATGGATGTAGTAGCATCTTCCGAATGTtccacatgtgcaaagttagactcacgatGAAAATGATACGTGGCAATAGCCTCGAGGGTAGCTTGGCATACGCGTGACGAATGATCCTTTGATCGACAGCAGTAGACATATGTCCATTTCAGTGGAAACCGATTAAATCGTAActtttcccttgttcttgaagtttggggccttagggGCAAGGGGTTGGAGCTTCTGGGTCACATTTCCTCCCTTGGGTGGGCCTTGATTCTGTTGACCTTGGGCCTATGGCAGGGCTTGCCGCCCATTGCCACGACCATGATGATTCTTGTGTCGTTTGTGGTTGCTAAAATTGGTCGCATGCTCTTTAGGCACGATGTTCGAGCCAGTGGGTCgagtttgatgatttttcatcaaaaattggttttgcttttcagttggaagtaaaacagagatcaaatctaaaAATTGGTGAACTTTTGTGCCTTATATTGTTGCTGTAGAACAATATTGATGGcatggaaggtcgaataggtcttctccaagagatcTGATTCGATTAATTCCACTTTACAAAACTTCAGCAGTGAtcagattctacaaacttcaaagttgtattcattcatgaACTTAAAGTCTTAGAAGCCAAGATACTACCAGTTGTGTCTTACTTTAGGCAAGTAAATGTCTTTTTAGTGATTGAAATAGTTGGCCAGAGCAAGCCAGAGGATGTGTGGGTTCTCCTCAGCGAGGTACTTAGTCAGTAGAgtatcatggatgtgtcttcgaatgaagatcattgcagtagctTTATGAGCTTTCGACAGGTTTGTCATCAGTAGGTGCCTTAATGGTGGCTCTAATACCTTCTGCAGTCAGATGaagcttcacgtcttgaacccacttcaggtagtttcttccagatacTTCTAGAATGGTGAAATCAAGCCTAACCTGTAGGGCTGGCTGCAGTACAGGCAGGTCGGGGCGGTAGCAAGCCCAACAAGCCAAAGGCTTGTAGATTATGGATTTGGGTTGGACTGGGGCTTCAAGCCTGTAGGTTATGCAAGCCAGGTCG is a window from the Pyrus communis chromosome 16, drPyrComm1.1, whole genome shotgun sequence genome containing:
- the LOC137719833 gene encoding secreted RxLR effector protein 161-like; the encoded protein is MVVRTLDAKRDPFSPKKDEDEILEPEVPYLSAIGALLYLAQCTRPDISFVVNLLARYSNAPIRKHWNGVKDIFRYLKGTTDLGLFYTYESSRVAAPLIHELIPALFSDPYRARSQTGYVFTVEDTAISWRSTKQMLVATSSNHVEIVALHEASHECFWLRAVMEHIQSTSGLTSIAGLPTMIFEDNVACIEQLKK
- the LOC137719834 gene encoding uncharacterized protein; this encodes MLVRLRPTATQPHSLLQLVTGYEPNVLHLCVFGCAVYILIAPPLRTKMGLQRKMGIYVGYDSPSIVCYLECLTRDLFTARFADCHFDETIFPSLRGDKHANIPGEHCELSWYAPTMSHLDPRTTPSETEVQRIIDLQSIAQSISDAYNDLDKVTRSHIPTTNAFARIDVPRVRHNTPWEGQTVPKGGEVAPSTRLDTLAASQSSAPTLKCGRPHGSKDS